In the genome of Gemmatimonadota bacterium, the window AAATTGCCCGATGACTTGCTCGTACACAGCATCAACCATTCGGGCATTGCCTATTTGTTCACAGATGAAAGAAGTTTGGAACAGGTCGAGCGCGTGCGCGAACAACTGAACAATCCCCCTCAGATCGTCCTGACAGAAGGACAGGGCGATAACGCACGCTCATTTTTTGAACTAACGCAACAAGGCGCGGAATCACCGCTGCCAGACATAGCAATAGAACCCGATGACGAATCGAAAATCGTGTACACATCGGGATCATCGGGATTGCCCAAAGGCGTGATACAAACCCATCGCAATCTCGTCGGCAATATCCTATCCGTATGGGATACGATCAGCAACCGCGACCCGGTCATCTTATTCAAATCCGCGCCCGACTATCACACCATGGGCATATTAAATATCTATTACCCCCTGGCAAAAGGCTGGACACTGGACCTGGCGCGGTCGCCGGATCGCGTACTCGTGGATATTCGATATTCTGAACCCGAAGGTTTTTTAACCGTCCCCCTGATCTTAGACAAAGTATTTGGCAACGTGCGAAAAGAAATTGATGCTGGCGGTGCAAAAGGCACATTAATCGCCCGGTCACTGCGCGCCAAACAGCGCATTACACGCGGTGAAGCATCGTTCATCGACCGCCTCGTCAACGCCACACTGGGCAAAAAAATCGTCGGACAAATCAAAGAAAAACTCTCGCAGCGCGTGGGCAGCCGCCTCGAATTGTTAATCGTCGGCTCCGCAAAAGCCGACCCCGAAGCCCTCGACTTTTTCCAGGACGTACTGGACATCACCTCCCTCGAAGGTTATGGCGTCACCGAATGCAGCCCCCTGATCGCGGCAAATGTGCTGACCGGACAAAAAACAGGCACCGTTGGAAAGCCATTACAAGAAGTAAAAATCATCGCCGAAACAGGCGAGGAAATCGCCCACGGTGACCCAAAAACAGAGACCTATAGCGGCAGCGGCGATGGCATTGGCGAGTTGTGGGTACACGGCAACCACGTCATGACGGGGTACCTCAACGACCCCGAACGCACCGCCGAAGTACTCGTAACCGATGAAACGGGCAAAGTGTGGTATCGCACGGGTGATTTATTCAGCATGGACGACGAGGGATTCTTGACATTTCAGGGACGCTTTGGACGGCAATTTAAATTGAGCAACGGCGAATTTGTCAACCCAGAACGTCTCGAACGCATATTCGCTCGCGCATCGCTCATAGAACACGTCTTAATCTGCGGCGATCAGACCCGCACATTCCCACTACCCATCGTCACCGTAAATGTAGAAGAAGCACAATTGCAAACAGATATTCCCGATCTGCCCACAGACGATGAGGAAGCCCTGTACAGCCATCCCGCAATAGCCGAGCGCATCCGCGAGC includes:
- a CDS encoding AMP-binding protein, which encodes MSETLKELLNDSFDRHADRTAVRVLRQPEEPGERRLQYVPLTYRQLKAQRDRLASGLAQIGLEKGQRIGLLTDGGLESVLVFLSCDILGLSAVPICNKLPDDLLVHSINHSGIAYLFTDERSLEQVERVREQLNNPPQIVLTEGQGDNARSFFELTQQGAESPLPDIAIEPDDESKIVYTSGSSGLPKGVIQTHRNLVGNILSVWDTISNRDPVILFKSAPDYHTMGILNIYYPLAKGWTLDLARSPDRVLVDIRYSEPEGFLTVPLILDKVFGNVRKEIDAGGAKGTLIARSLRAKQRITRGEASFIDRLVNATLGKKIVGQIKEKLSQRVGSRLELLIVGSAKADPEALDFFQDVLDITSLEGYGVTECSPLIAANVLTGQKTGTVGKPLQEVKIIAETGEEIAHGDPKTETYSGSGDGIGELWVHGNHVMTGYLNDPERTAEVLVTDETGKVWYRTGDLFSMDDEGFLTFQGRFGRQFKLSNGEFVNPERLERIFARASLIEHVLICGDQTRTFPLPIVTVNVEEAQLQTDIPDLPTDDEEALYSHPAIAERIREQLLKEATESGLPAHERPQKVLVLPDQLSEETGTLTRGLKKVVPKRIEEIYANEIAAAYDG